A stretch of Apostichopus japonicus isolate 1M-3 chromosome 9, ASM3797524v1, whole genome shotgun sequence DNA encodes these proteins:
- the LOC139973858 gene encoding uncharacterized protein: MSVARYTAAIRIRAASSWCKSLSTIISEESRSLNTPVHFNIKMISKLCKVFEVFLFLLTTGCLFSHRVDALETINDVTGDSSLGSSYFFYQQSEYPRDCREVQEECSSQTSTGVFVIKPDGYSEPFEVYCDNADSSGGWTVIQRRIDGSIDFSRDWDSYKSGFGFLAQEFWLGNDKLSYFTNQKKYQLMIEMTLSNGSFIRVSYDNFRISDEFSNFKFVSLGQFSGRTDVITMCPYNMVYRNCSISCQRTCGAPEMCQAGICNEAEACVCSDGYFTKESDCVPQEQCGCYESEGQTVIPESGSYVNLNCSRKGVCTDGQITWDEAYACSPNAVCDDRDNITQCYCTGGYRGDGENCTRPPKDCQEIYDDESRDNGIYKIKPTGWTGEAFEVYCNMTDGGGWTVFQRRLDGTVDFYLGWDSYKEGFGDLDHEFWLGNDKLSTLTNQKRYEIRIDMVNSYGAPYYAKFDYFRINDESDKYRFSQLGTYSGTADSRSNPDGYALRYHLNYQFFTKDNDKSNCAVSYHGAWWYNGCTTSNLNGDYHASRGAESSPHWDYLPGSYFNIKCTEMKIRPF, from the exons CTTCATCTTGGTGTAAATCATTATCAACGATTATTTCAGAAGAGAGCAGGTCACTGAACACTCCAGTTCACTTCAACATCAAGATGATCAGCAAATTGTGTAaagtttttgaagtttttcttttccttttgacAACAGGCTGTCTCTTTTCACATCGAGTG GATGCTCTAGAGACAATCAATGATGTCACCGGTGATAGTAGTTTAG GTTCGTCGTACTTCTTCTATCAACAATCGGAATACCCGAGAGATTGCAGAGAAGTCCAGGAGGAATGTTCATCTCAAACCTCTACTGGTGTCTTCGTGATCAAACCAGATGGCTATTCGGAGCCTTTTGAGGTTTACTGTGATAACGCAGACAGTTCTGGCGGATGGACG GTAATACAGCGTCGCATTGACGGTTCCATCGACTTCAGCCGTGACTGGGACAGCTACAAGTCTGGTTTCGGCTTTCTAGCTCAGGAATTCTGGCTCGGCAATGACAAACTTTCTTACTTTACCAATCAAAAGAAGTATCAATTGATGATTGAGATGACTTTATCAAACGGTTCCTTCATCCGGGTGTCTTACGACAACTTCCGCATTAGTGATGAGTTCAGCAACTTCAAGTTTGTCAGCCTCGGACAGTTCTCTGGAAGAACAG ACGTAATAACTATGTGCCCCTACAACATGGTCTATAGAAACTGTAGTATTTCCTGCCAGCGGACTTGTGGTGCTCCAGAAATGTGTCAGGCTGGGATCTGTAATGAAGCCGAAGCCTGTGTTTGTTCCGATGGCTACTTCACGAAGGAATCAGACTGTGTACCTCAAGAACAGTGTGGATGTTACGAATCAGAGGGACAAACAGTTATTCCA gaAAGTGGCTCTTACGTGAACCTTAACTGTTCAAGAAAAGGTGTTTGTACCGACGGGCAGATCACGTGGGATGAAGCATATGCATGCAGTCCTAACGCAGTTTGTGACGACAGGGACAACATAACACAATGCTATTGTACTGGTGGCTACAGAGGAGACGGTGAAAATTGCACGAGACCACCTAAAGATTGTCAGGAAATTTACGATGATGAATCTAGGGACAACGGTATATACAAAATCAAACCAACCGGCTGGACTGGCGAGGCTTTTGAGGTTTACTGcaacatgactgacggaggaggatggacg GTTTTTCAGCGTCGTTTGGATGGAACCGTGGATTTCTACCTCGGATGGGACAGTTACAAAGAAGGTTTTGGAGATTTAGACCACGAgttttggcttggaaatgataaACTTTCTACCTTGACCAATCAAAAGAGATATGAAATCAGGATTGATATGGTGAACAGTTATGGCGCTCCATACTATGCCAAGTTTGACTACTTCCGGATTAATGACGAAAGCGATAAATATCGGTTTTCTCAACTTGGAACCTACAGTGGAACAGCGG ACTCTCGCAGCAACCCTGATGGTTATGCTCTTCGTTATCACCTGAACTACCAGTTCTTTACCAAAGATAATGACAAGAGTAACTGTGCGGTTTCTTATCACGGTGCCTGGTGGTATAATGGTTGTACAACTTCCAACCTAAATGGAGACTACCATGCCAGCCGAGGTGCTGAAAGCAGTCCTCATTGGGACTACTTACCCGGCAGCTACTTCAACATCAAATGTACAGAAATGAAGATTCGTCCCTTTTAG